The following are encoded in a window of Anoplopoma fimbria isolate UVic2021 breed Golden Eagle Sablefish chromosome 3, Afim_UVic_2022, whole genome shotgun sequence genomic DNA:
- the LOC129088828 gene encoding meprin A subunit beta-like: MAGTKPSGVFVLHIAYLFCGIALCLPLAKVSDYDVDGGRDLDIFDINEEAGLNLVEGDIVLDERQTRNSIIGDEYRWPKTIPYYMEDDLEINAKGVILKAFEQYRLKTCIDFKPWNGEANYISIFKGGGCFSSVGNRQVGKQRLSIGSNCDRIATIEHEFLHALGFWHEQSRADRNDYVNIMWDRISEGKEHNFNTYDDTTSSSLGVPYDYGSMMHYSKNAFRNGTEPTIVTKIPAFSDVIGQRMEFSDSDLLKLHRLYNCTQSTTFLDSCDFERENICGMIQGQGDVADWVRVAQADGGPSTDYSNMGKCTGSGYFMHFSTGTANTGDTALLESRLLYPKRGYQCLQFFYYNSAGSSDSLKIYVREYDNANPNGKMRFIKTIDGSPQKQWQLHHVSLDVKTKFRVLFQGTKEGSGPSTGGLSLDDINLSETTCPEFIWRVENFTNVMETTATNTSIFSPPFTSKEGYTFQMELYPSGKADYPGELSAYAHLVARDGDIGQKWPCPWKQITMMLMDQHPHIQKRMSNQRSVTTDPNMKATGSDRYFWDDPRKVGVEVTHPDGSKYFRGPGAGTAVYLTHLRAKSRDFIKGGDAIFLLTMEDVFHLTVTQPVPSTTKQPITHPPVTTPSSETCLNVKCLNDGVCVVDGGKAACRCVVGDDWWYYGDRCQYKGSSMDKTTLALASSLSVLGVMLVITAVSVICLKKKYKKRSNANSVVMENLSATQKP; the protein is encoded by the exons ATGGCTGGAACAAAACCTTCAGGGGTATTTGTTCTTCACATTGCGTACCTCTTTTGTGGCATTGCCCTTTGCTTG CCCCTAGCAAAAGTGTCAG ACTATGATGTGGATGGTGGACGGGACCTTGACATTTTCGACATCAATGAAG AGGCAGGGTTGAATCTGGTAGAGGGGGACATAGTGCTTGATGAG AGGCAAACTCGTAATTCCATAATAGGCGATGAGTACAGGTGGCCAAAGACGATCCCATACTACATGGAAGACGACTTAG AGATCAATGCTAAAGGTGTGATTCTGAAGGCCTTTGAGCAGTACCGGCTCAAGACCTGCATAGACTTCAAACCTTGGAACGGAGAAGCAAACTACATTTCCATCTTTAAAGGGGGCGG CTGTTTCTCCTCTGTGGGAAACCGGCAAGTAGGGAAGCAGAGATTGTCAATTGGGAGCAACTGTGACCGCATCGCTACCATTGAACACGAGTTCCTTCATGCTCTTGGTTTCTGGCATGAGCAGTCCAGGGCAGACCGCAATGATTATGTTAACATCATGTGGGACCGCATCTCCGAGG GTAAAGAACACAACTTCAACACCTACGACGACACCACCTCCAGCTCTTTGGGCGTGCCCTATGACTACGGCTCCATGATGCACTACAGTAAAAATGCCTTCCGCAACGGCACCGAGCCCACCATCGTCACCAAGATCCCTGCTTTCAGTGATGTCATTGGCCAGCGTATGGAGTTCAGTGACAGTGACCTGCTCAAGCTGCACCGCCTCTATAACTGCA CCCAGAGTACCACGTTCCTGGACTCGTGTGACTTTGAACGTGAGAACATCTGTGGTATGATCCAGGGACAAGGGGATGTGGCAGACTGGGTAAGGGTTGCCCAAGCTGACGGAGGGCCCAGCACTGATTACTCCAACATGGGCAAATGCACTG GCTCAGGGTATTTCATGCACTTCAGCACTGGTACAGCCAACACTGGGGACACTGCTCTGCTGGAGAGCAGGCTCCTTTACCCCAAAAGAGGATATCAGTGTCTGCAGTTCTTCTACTACAACAGCGCCGGCTCCAGCGACTCACTGAAAATCTATGTCAGAGAATATGACAATGCTAACCCCAATGGAAAAATGCGCTTTATAAAGACCATAGATG GATCCCCTCAGAAGCAGTGGCAACTGCACCACGTGAGTCTAGACGTCAAAACAAAATTCCGCGTCCTGTTTCAGGGAACCAAAGAGGGTTCTGGGCCCTCGACAGGGGGACTGTCCCTGGATGACATCAACCTTTCTGAGACCACCTGCCCAGAGTTTATATGGCGAGTGGAAAACTTTACTAACGTTATGGAAACCACGGCAACAAACACATCTATCTTCAGCCCCCCATTCACCTCTAAGGAGGGTTACACCTTCCAGATGGAGCTGTACCCCAGCGGTAAGGCAGACTACCCTGGTGAGTTGTCGGCCTATGCTCATCTGGTAGCCCGAGATGGGGACATCGGACAGAAATGGCCATGCCCCTGGAAACAGATAACCATGATGCTGATGGACCAACACCCACACATCCAAAAGCGCATGTCCAACCAGCGCAGTGTCACCACTGACCCAAACATGAAGGCAACAG GCTCAGACAGATATTTCTGGGACGACCCTCGCAAGGTGGGCGTTGAGGTCACACATCCAGATGGATCGAAGTATTTCCGAGGGCCAGGCGCCGGCACGGCAGTGTATCTCACCCACCTCAGAGCCAAGAGCAGGGATTTTATAAAGGGAGGAGACGCCATTTTCCTCCTCACCATGGAGG ATGTGTTTCATCTGACAGTGACCCAGCCTGTGCCTTCCACCACCAAGCAACCCATTACCCACCCACCTGTCACTACTCCATCCTCTGAAACCTGCCTCAATGTGAAATGTCTGAATGACGGAGTCTGCGTGGTGGATGGGGGAAAGGCTGCTTGCAG GTGTGTGGTGGGTGATGACTGGTGGTACTATGGCGACAGATGTCAGTACAAGGGCTCCAGCATGGATAAAACCACTCTTGCACTTGCCTCTTCTCTGTCAGTACTGGGAGTGATGCTGGTGATTACAGCAGTCAGTGTCATCTGTTTGAAGAAGAAGTATAAGAAACGCAGTAATGCCAACAGTGTTGTCATGGAAAACCTGAGCGCCACTCAGAAACCGTAG